A window of Yoonia sp. SS1-5 genomic DNA:
ATTGCCCAGTCGATGCCATCGCTGCTGCGTTTTCTCGGCGCGGGTCAGGGGGGCGAGGTCACGATTGCCGATAGCGGCTGCGCACCAAATATCACACCGCCGCAGGCCCCCACGCCCGCACCCGAGGCCGAGGCAGCACCCGCCCCCGAGGACACCAGCGAATGACGACACCGCGCAGGATCGCCATTACGGGAACGGATGGCCTGCTGGTTCTGGGATCAGCGGGCCAACGATCTTACGAGATGATCTCGGCCACGATTGGCCGGTCCCTGTCGGATGCGCATGTCAATCTTTTTGCCGAACCTGTCGCATCGGATAATGGCGAGCTTACCGATTGGTATTCCAGCTTGCCGGGCGAAACCATGGCCCTGTCCGATCTGCCGGATGCGGACCAGCAGCTGGTTGAGGACAAGCTGTCCACACTGATGGATGACATCCGCGGTCTGGCGGCCGAGATGCGCGCATCGAAAGACGCAGCCACCCAACGACTGGCCGAGGCGTTGGACAATGCGGTGAAAATCCCCGGACCCAAAAGCGTCTTTGTCATCGCTGGCACAACCGAAGACGGCACCCGGGACCTGCAGCCTGTCCTGGTCGATTGGGCCAGCGTCGCGGAAAGCACCGCCGCCACAAATTCGGCGGGCCTTGTGGCCTGGACGCCCCGGCGCAGGCCCGTCGCGCCGCCGCCCTCGCCCGCACCAGCGCCACCCGTGGCCGAAACCGTCACCCCGGTTGTGCAGCCCGTGCCGGTTGCCGTCGATGATCGCAGGCAACGCTACTGGATTGGCGGACTTTTATCCCTGCTGCTGGCGCTCTTGACGGGCGCCGTGCTGTGGCTCTTGCTGCCTGCGTGCGGGGTCGCCTTGTTCGGCGGCAATTTCTGCCCTGCCGAAAGCACGGTTGCCGAAATCCGCGATGCGGACACGTTAGGCACGCTTAGCCGGGATCGGGCGGTGCTTGAAAACCGCGTCGCCCTGCTGGAGCGCGAGTTGCAGAACGTCCAGAACGCCTGCGCGCCGCTTCCGCCAGAACCCGAACCGGAACCGACACCACCCGAAGAACCGCAGGACGAAATCGACGAACGTCTTGAGCGCGAAGACGCCAGTTCGGGCGATCTGGATTTCGCGTTGGTCTGGGATTCGCAGGCGGATCTTGATCTGCATGTCACCTGTCCTTCGGGCGAGACAATCTATTACGGCAGAAGTTCGGCCTGTGGCGGTACACTGGATGTTGATATGAACGCCCGTGGCGTCCGGTCGGATGATCCGGTGGAACATATCTATTTCGTCGACCCGGCCGGTGGAACCTATAAGATCAAGGTCGTCTTCTACAATGCCACTAGCTTTGGGGGGACGCATGACTTTACGGTCAGAATTGCCTTTGGCGACAGACAGGAAGTGTTCCGGGGCAGCGTAAGCCAGTCGCGCACCACCTGGACCCAAGACTATGTCTATACTGAATGAGGAACGCTGACACGATGTTTGACAAGAATGAAGGGCTCGCAGACCTCCCCAAGTGGCAGGATGAGGTGACGATTGTACCTTTCTCAGGCATTCAGATTCTCGATTTCGGGTTCAAGATGGATGATGTGGCCAGCAAGGGCCGCTATCTGGAAAAGACCGTCGGCCATGAAGGCGACATGACCAAGCGGATGCTGATCCCGCTGCCGGCCAATGTTGATGAGGCGTCAGAGATCATCGACACCAAGGCCGAAGATGACCCCGATCCGTACACGATTGATCAGGAACGCGCCCTTGCCCCGTTTCTGAATACCTGGGTGCCCGTCCCCGTCTTGCGCATCAAACGTGACAAGGGGATCAAGCTGGGCGAGCGCTATGATCCCGGCCCCACATCATGGGCGCGCGTTCGGGTGACGGAACTGGAACAACCCGACCCCAAGACGGGCCACACCCACCGGGTGCATCTGGCGCTCGACACGATGCTGGGTGCAAAAAATGCGGCCGAGCGGTTTGTGGCCCCTGATGAGGATGACGTCAAAAACCCGCGCGAGTTCCGGTTCGTCAGCGATTCAAGTGCGGTCACCTGGTTTCTGAGCAACCCGCAATCATCCGAGGCCAGGCCCGACCTCACCGTCGATCATCAGCGCTGGGTCTCGGACTGGGTGCGCGAGCTGTTCATTGACTTCAAACAGCGCGAAGCCGCCGAAATGGACCGGGTCTTTCGCGAAGACAGGCTTAAGTATCATTTCGAACACTGGTCGCGCTATTTGCAGTTTCTGGCGACGGTTGATGCAGCGGTCGATATTCCGAAAATCCGGTTTCTCGATACCGTGTCACCGCGCGATGCGGTGCCGCCGGTCGAGGTTGATCTGGTTCTAGATATCGGCAACAGCCGCACCTGCGGGATTTTCATCGAACGTTTCCCCGATGGCAGCCAAGTTGACCTGACACGCTCGTTTCCGCTGCAGCTACGCGATCTGTCGCGTCCGGAATTCACCTATTCGGGGCTAATCGAAAGCCGGGTCGAATTTGCTGATCTGACCTTCGGCAAAGATCGTTATGCATCGCTTTCCGGGCGGGGCAACGGGTTTTTGTGGCCAAGTTTTGTACGCGTCGGCCCCGAGGCCCAGCGCCTGACCCAGGCCGAAATGGGGACAGAGACGACGTCGGGGCTTTCCTCGCCCAAGCGTTACCTTTGGGACACCGCCCCGACACGTCAGGACTGGCGGTTTCATAACCACACCGACCCCAACAACCTGCCCCGCAACGCGCGCGCGATCATGCTCTACCTCAATGAGGCGGGCGATGAACTGGCCGAGGTCGAACGCGAGATCAAGGAAGGGTTGCGGCGCAAGGAAGACACATCGCTTGCCTCGGCAATCCGGCCCCGGTTCTCGCGCTCTTCGGTCTATACGTTCATGCTGTGCGAGCTGATCTCGCAGGCCCTGATCCAGATCAATGATCCTGCGGGCCGTTTGCGCAGATATCAGACAAACCTGCCCCGGCGCCTGTCCCGGATCATCCTGACATTGCCCACTGCCACACCAGTTCAAGAGCAAAAGATCATCCGGTCACGCACCAATGCGGCCCTGTCACTGGTCTGGAAGCGGCTGGGGATCGCCAAGGGCAGTTCGAATATCTCGATCGAACCGGAACTGATTGTCGAATGGGACGAGGCAAGTTGCACCCAACTGGTCTATCTTTACTCTGAGATCGCCCAGCGGCTGAACGGCCAGATTGACGCCTATCTCGACCTCAAGGGGACCCGTCGCAGGCATCACGTCACCGGTGAGGTGCAGCCATCCATGCGGCTGGCCTGCATTGATATCGGGGGTGGGACAACCGACCTGATGATCACCACATATTTCGGCAAGGACAACGCGGTGCTGGACCCACACCAGACCTTCCGCGAGGGGTTCCGGATTGCCGGGGATGATCTGGTGCGCAAGATCGTCGCCGATATCGTGCTGCCGGAACTGGCCGCATCGGTCGAGGCGGCAGGCGGTCGCGACGTGGCAGGCCGGTTGCGCGAGCTGTTCGCGGGTGATGTGGGCGGGATCGACGCCCAGCAGGTACAAAAGCGGCGCCAGTTCACCTTGCGTGTTTTGCAGCCCCTTGCGGTTGCCCTGATTTCGGCGGCTGAGACCGCGACCGATGACGCCGATATCGTGGCATCCGTCAATGATATCCTGGGTGTATCCCCCGATCCAAACCACGCGGCAGAGCTGGCCGCGCAGGAAAATTTGGCGCCCGATGCCCCGGTGCCGGAACCGCGCATGCTTTTGAATGTGCCCGAAACCGTCCGCGACTACCTCGAAACGCCGATGCGTGCACAAGGGGCGCCGAACTGGACCCTGCAGGATCTGGAGTTCTCGACCACCGTGACCGCAATCGACACTGTCGTGCGTGATGTGTTTCACGGCGCGCTGGACAACATGCTTGAGGTGATCGACCACCTTGGCGCCGACGTCGTGCTGCTGACAGGGCGGCCCTCGCGCCTGCCGGTGGTCCGGGCCATGGTCGAAGAGGCGATGGTTGTTCCCCCCGACCGCATTGTGTCCATGCATACCTACCGGACGGATCGCTGGTATCCTTACAGAAACCTGATCACCCAGCGCATTGATGATCCCAAAAGCACCGTTGCGGTTGGCGGTATGCTGATTGCGCTGTCGGGCAGTCGCATGCCGAATTTCAAGGTCCAGACCGAGGCTTACCGCATGCGTTCAACCGCCCGCTATATCGGCCCGATGGAAAATAACGGCCAGATCATGCAAGCCAATGTGTTGTTTCACCCCGGTAATCCCGCGGCCGGGCAAAAGGCCAATACCCGCGCCGAACTGAACCTCTATAATCCGCGCCCAATCGGGTTCCGGCAGCTCCCGCTTGAACGCTGGACGACGACGCCGCTTTATCAACTCGATTTTGCAAATGATGCCGCACGCGCGCGTCCGGCCCCGTTGCGGGTCATTCTGGCCCGGCCCGAAACCGAGGATGAAGAAGAAAACATGTCGCTCGAAAAACTGATGCATATCGAGGCCCTGCAAGAGGCGTTTATCGTCGACGAGGTGTTCGACGGGATCGGCGACGAGTTAAGCAAGTATGACGTGCATCTGGGGCTGCAAACGATGGGGCTGCAAACCGCCTATTGGCTGGATACGGGGATTGTTGGGGAATGAGCGAGGCACAAACAGACGGCCAAACCGCCCTGATCGCACGGTGCAACACATTCATCGAGCAGACGAAGGCGGGCATCGACTGGGTCAAGCTGGAGGAGAATGCCGAAACGGTCGGCGTTCAGCGCGAGTCGATTGAACGGAACTTTCGCCGGTCCATCCGCAGGGCAGGCAAGCTGCGCGATGCGGCAGGCACAAATATGGCCGTCAGCGTCTTTGGCCCCTCGCAGAACGGCAAATCCTTTCTGGTATCCGTGCTGGCACGCCCCGAGAACAAACCGCTGATTTCTGCATTCAACGATCCCGACGGCGCGCTGAGCTATATTCGCGACATCAACCCCGCCGGCGAGGGCGAAAGTACAGGCCTTGTAACCCGTTTCACGATGGAACGGGGCCAGACGCCGGCGGGCTATCCGATCATGCTGCAGATGCTGACTGTTTCGGACATGGTCCAGACCATTGGCAACACGTTCTTCATGGATGGCGACCAGTCCGAACAATCCCCCGAAGTCAGCGACATCGCCGCGCATGTGGGCAAATTTGCGGATCGAGCCAAGGCAGGCGGGCTGACCAATAACGGTCTGACCGAAGATGATGTCTGGGAAATTGCCGACTATGTCGAGCGCAATTTCAAAAGCTATGCCTACGCCAATGCGCTTGCGCCCTTCTGGCCCGAGGCGGCCAAGATCGCGCCTGCCCTGCCGCTTGCCGATCTGGGCAGTTTCTTTGCGATTGTCTGGGGCAACCACAAGGAATTCACGCAAGTTTTTCAGCGCCTTGTCGAGGGGTTGAGCAAGATTGGTTTTGCAACGACGGCCTACGCGCCGATGGCCGCGCTTGTGCCGCGCCAAAGCTCTATCATCGACGTTGCACAGCTTTATCTGCTGGATAAAGACGACACCTCCATGCTGGAACTGTCGCTGCCCGATGGCCAGACCATGAGCCTGCAACGCAGTGTCGTCTCGGCGCTGACCGCAGAATTTGTCCTGCCGATGCAGGATCTGCCTGATCCGATGTTCCAGCAAACCGATCTGTTGGATTTCCCCGGCGCCCGGAACCGCTTTTCCGACCCGCTAGAGCGGACATTCGTCGACCCCGAAGGCGGCATTGGCCGTCTGCTATTGCGCGGCAAGGTCGCCTATCTGTTTGATCGCTATGTCGAAGACCAGAAGATCAACGCGATGCTGCTGTGCATTCGCGACAGCAATATGGATACGATTGATCTGCCCCGGCTGATCGAAAACTGGATCGGGTTGACCCAGGGGGCAACCCCGCAGATGCGCCAGCAGGCCGCCTGCATCCTGTTTTTTGTCATGACATTCTTTGACAATCATCTGGTGGACAGTGCCGCGGCCAGCGAGGATTCATTCCGCTTTGAAAAACGGGTGGACGAATCCCTGTTGAAAGGGTTCCGGTCC
This region includes:
- a CDS encoding virulence factor SrfB, whose amino-acid sequence is MFDKNEGLADLPKWQDEVTIVPFSGIQILDFGFKMDDVASKGRYLEKTVGHEGDMTKRMLIPLPANVDEASEIIDTKAEDDPDPYTIDQERALAPFLNTWVPVPVLRIKRDKGIKLGERYDPGPTSWARVRVTELEQPDPKTGHTHRVHLALDTMLGAKNAAERFVAPDEDDVKNPREFRFVSDSSAVTWFLSNPQSSEARPDLTVDHQRWVSDWVRELFIDFKQREAAEMDRVFREDRLKYHFEHWSRYLQFLATVDAAVDIPKIRFLDTVSPRDAVPPVEVDLVLDIGNSRTCGIFIERFPDGSQVDLTRSFPLQLRDLSRPEFTYSGLIESRVEFADLTFGKDRYASLSGRGNGFLWPSFVRVGPEAQRLTQAEMGTETTSGLSSPKRYLWDTAPTRQDWRFHNHTDPNNLPRNARAIMLYLNEAGDELAEVEREIKEGLRRKEDTSLASAIRPRFSRSSVYTFMLCELISQALIQINDPAGRLRRYQTNLPRRLSRIILTLPTATPVQEQKIIRSRTNAALSLVWKRLGIAKGSSNISIEPELIVEWDEASCTQLVYLYSEIAQRLNGQIDAYLDLKGTRRRHHVTGEVQPSMRLACIDIGGGTTDLMITTYFGKDNAVLDPHQTFREGFRIAGDDLVRKIVADIVLPELAASVEAAGGRDVAGRLRELFAGDVGGIDAQQVQKRRQFTLRVLQPLAVALISAAETATDDADIVASVNDILGVSPDPNHAAELAAQENLAPDAPVPEPRMLLNVPETVRDYLETPMRAQGAPNWTLQDLEFSTTVTAIDTVVRDVFHGALDNMLEVIDHLGADVVLLTGRPSRLPVVRAMVEEAMVVPPDRIVSMHTYRTDRWYPYRNLITQRIDDPKSTVAVGGMLIALSGSRMPNFKVQTEAYRMRSTARYIGPMENNGQIMQANVLFHPGNPAAGQKANTRAELNLYNPRPIGFRQLPLERWTTTPLYQLDFANDAARARPAPLRVILARPETEDEEENMSLEKLMHIEALQEAFIVDEVFDGIGDELSKYDVHLGLQTMGLQTAYWLDTGIVGE
- a CDS encoding virulence factor SrfC family protein, whose product is MSEAQTDGQTALIARCNTFIEQTKAGIDWVKLEENAETVGVQRESIERNFRRSIRRAGKLRDAAGTNMAVSVFGPSQNGKSFLVSVLARPENKPLISAFNDPDGALSYIRDINPAGEGESTGLVTRFTMERGQTPAGYPIMLQMLTVSDMVQTIGNTFFMDGDQSEQSPEVSDIAAHVGKFADRAKAGGLTNNGLTEDDVWEIADYVERNFKSYAYANALAPFWPEAAKIAPALPLADLGSFFAIVWGNHKEFTQVFQRLVEGLSKIGFATTAYAPMAALVPRQSSIIDVAQLYLLDKDDTSMLELSLPDGQTMSLQRSVVSALTAEFVLPMQDLPDPMFQQTDLLDFPGARNRFSDPLERTFVDPEGGIGRLLLRGKVAYLFDRYVEDQKINAMLLCIRDSNMDTIDLPRLIENWIGLTQGATPQMRQQAACILFFVMTFFDNHLVDSAAASEDSFRFEKRVDESLLKGFRSGDWIAEWTPGQKFNNCYWMRNPNYPAEPFFTYDRTQDPWLETSNPDKAGRLAELRNGCLSAPLVQAHFADPEAAWDAAMTANDGGVSYLKTNLRPVCKLDRKLDQINVQVAALEESVASTLRPMYVSDDFEKRRKEKQRAADAVLDGLLTSLDRRNFAQFLAEMMVDSDVVVDEMSKVPGNIRISNAAGSASAATESSTRRLLPRRGQAAPPPPAEDAPAGELQTMTRAEFQTQVVLKNWFDRLEALKRDRELFKTYGLTREAMTDLAAEMVQASRRIDLQGAIRKQLDDSGYGLTLDGQARPAALLACERLNRFVTTLGLEDVAPTDRPVIEPHPDDPGADAVTVFAPRPVRSSVMDLPQTPRPTLTDFFQNWAHALDYAFVENASFLGGGQVNSTQNRALGAILHELSGEEE